Proteins from one Aureimonas sp. SA4125 genomic window:
- a CDS encoding acyl-CoA carboxylase subunit beta: MKDVIVELERRRELARMGGGTARIAVQHAKGKLTARERLAVFLDEGSFEEFDMFVQHRSTDFGMEDQKVFGDGVVTGWGTVNGRTVFVFAKDFTVFGGSLSEAHAEKVQKVQDMALRNRAPIIGFYDAGGARIQEGVAALGGYAEIFQRNVLASGVIPQISVIMGPCAGGDVYSPAMTDFIFMVRDTSYMFVTGPDVVKTVTNETVTAEELGGASVHTTRSSIADGAYDNDVEALLAMRRLVDFLPASNTSPVPEIEFSQSINDMDMSLDTLVPDNANKPYDMKELVRKTVDEGDFFEIQAAFARNIITGFGRIEGRTVGIVANQPMVLAGVLDSDASRKAARFVRFCDCFSIPVVTFVDVPGFLPGTAQEYGGLIKHGAKLLFAYAEATVPKVTIITRKAFGGAYDVMASKHLRGDINYAWPSAQIAVMGARGAAEIIHRRDAKDPDKIAAHAKAYETRFLSPFVAAERGYVDEVIMPHSTRRRVSRALAMLRNKDLENPWKKHDNIPL, encoded by the coding sequence ATGAAGGACGTCATCGTCGAACTGGAGCGTCGGCGCGAGCTCGCCCGCATGGGTGGCGGCACCGCCCGCATCGCCGTGCAGCACGCCAAGGGCAAGCTCACCGCGCGCGAGCGCCTCGCGGTGTTTCTCGACGAGGGATCGTTCGAGGAATTCGACATGTTCGTCCAGCATCGCTCCACCGATTTCGGCATGGAGGACCAGAAGGTCTTTGGCGACGGCGTCGTCACCGGATGGGGTACCGTGAACGGCCGAACCGTCTTCGTTTTCGCCAAGGATTTCACCGTGTTCGGCGGGTCTCTTTCCGAGGCACATGCGGAAAAGGTGCAGAAGGTCCAGGACATGGCGCTGCGCAACCGCGCGCCGATCATCGGCTTCTACGACGCCGGTGGCGCGCGCATCCAGGAGGGTGTCGCCGCGCTCGGCGGCTATGCCGAGATCTTCCAGCGCAACGTGCTGGCCTCGGGCGTCATCCCGCAGATCTCGGTGATCATGGGGCCTTGCGCCGGCGGCGACGTCTATTCCCCGGCGATGACCGACTTCATCTTCATGGTCCGCGACACGTCCTACATGTTCGTCACCGGGCCGGACGTCGTCAAGACCGTGACCAACGAGACGGTGACGGCCGAAGAGCTCGGCGGCGCCTCCGTTCACACGACGAGATCATCGATTGCCGACGGGGCGTATGACAACGACGTCGAGGCGCTGCTGGCCATGCGCCGTCTGGTCGACTTCCTCCCGGCATCCAACACCTCGCCAGTACCAGAAATCGAATTCTCTCAGTCCATCAACGATATGGACATGTCTCTTGATACGCTTGTTCCGGACAACGCGAACAAGCCCTATGATATGAAGGAACTCGTCCGCAAGACCGTCGACGAGGGCGATTTCTTCGAGATCCAGGCAGCTTTTGCCCGGAACATCATCACCGGCTTCGGCCGCATCGAGGGTCGCACGGTCGGTATCGTCGCCAATCAGCCGATGGTGCTCGCCGGCGTTCTCGACTCGGACGCCTCGCGCAAGGCGGCCCGCTTCGTGCGCTTCTGCGACTGCTTTTCGATCCCGGTCGTGACCTTCGTCGACGTGCCGGGGTTCTTGCCGGGAACCGCGCAGGAATACGGCGGCCTCATCAAGCACGGGGCGAAGCTGCTTTTTGCCTATGCCGAGGCGACGGTGCCGAAGGTGACCATCATCACCCGCAAGGCTTTTGGCGGCGCCTACGACGTGATGGCGTCGAAGCATCTGCGCGGCGACATCAACTATGCCTGGCCGTCCGCCCAGATCGCCGTGATGGGCGCGCGGGGCGCGGCCGAGATCATCCATCGCCGCGACGCGAAGGACCCGGACAAGATCGCCGCCCATGCCAAGGCCTACGAGACCCGCTTCCTCTCGCCCTTCGTCGCCGCGGAACGCGGCTATGTCGACGAGGTGATCATGCCGCATTCGACACGGCGGCGCGTTTCGCGGGCGCTCGCGATGCTGCGCAACAAGGATCTCGAAAATCCCTGGAAGAAACACGACAACATTCCGCTGTAG
- a CDS encoding ATP12 family protein — protein MSSLNRPELPKRFYTAVSVVTAEGGGFSIELDGRGLRTPLRRKLVVPTRALAALLASEWEAQKERIDPATMPLTRLANTVIDGIADDPGSVRADLAGYIETDMLFYRAGYPERLVERQRAAWDPIIAEAERRIGSRFVLAEGVMHAAQPPASIAAFRQRIDAVEDPFAVAALHQMTTLTGSALLPLGIAEGWLDADLAWEAAHVDEDWNIGLWGGDAEAEARRAARYADMRAAVILLQALAPESGDDAAGHFPQEAS, from the coding sequence ATGTCCTCCCTCAATCGCCCGGAACTGCCCAAGCGCTTCTATACCGCCGTCTCGGTCGTCACCGCCGAGGGCGGCGGTTTCTCCATCGAGCTGGATGGGCGGGGCCTGCGCACGCCGCTGCGGCGCAAGCTCGTCGTGCCGACGCGAGCGCTTGCCGCGCTCCTTGCGAGCGAATGGGAAGCGCAGAAGGAGCGGATCGATCCCGCGACCATGCCGCTGACCCGGCTCGCCAATACCGTGATCGACGGCATCGCCGACGATCCGGGCAGCGTGCGCGCCGATCTCGCCGGCTATATCGAGACCGACATGCTGTTCTACCGTGCCGGCTATCCCGAACGTTTGGTCGAGCGCCAGCGCGCGGCCTGGGATCCGATCATCGCCGAGGCCGAACGGCGCATCGGCAGCCGCTTCGTTCTGGCCGAGGGCGTCATGCACGCCGCCCAGCCGCCTGCGTCCATCGCAGCGTTTCGCCAGCGGATCGATGCCGTGGAGGATCCCTTCGCGGTTGCCGCGCTCCACCAGATGACGACGCTGACCGGCTCGGCGCTGCTGCCGCTGGGCATCGCGGAAGGCTGGCTCGATGCCGATTTGGCCTGGGAGGCGGCGCATGTCGACGAGGACTGGAACATCGGCCTCTGGGGCGGAGATGCGGAAGCCGAGGCGCGGCGTGCGGCACGGTATGCCGACATGCGCGCGGCGGTGATCCTGCTCCAGGCGCTCGCGCCGGAGAGCGGCGATGACGCGGCGGGACATTTCCCGCAAGAGGCTTCCTGA
- a CDS encoding HAD-IA family hydrolase produces MKLVLFDCDGTLADSFGLICEAMRRTFAAHDLPVPEDAATQAIIGLSLDTAILRLYPECAPKMLPLLVAAYRLNFRAAREDAAFRETLFDGIPALLADLGARQDVRLGLVTGKTRRGVDAVVEAHGLDGVFYAIRTADDCPSKPHPAMVLECCKTVGVEPADTLVVGDAVFDMQMALAAAAAGLGVAWGASTPHALSEAGALGVAADVGEMGRLIDFWISGETVSGPRFIPA; encoded by the coding sequence ATGAAGCTCGTTCTCTTCGACTGCGACGGCACGCTCGCCGACAGTTTCGGGCTGATCTGCGAGGCCATGCGCCGGACCTTTGCCGCACACGATCTGCCGGTGCCTGAAGATGCTGCGACGCAGGCCATCATCGGCCTGTCGCTCGATACGGCGATCCTGCGGCTCTACCCGGAATGTGCGCCGAAGATGCTGCCGCTGCTGGTTGCGGCCTATCGGCTGAACTTTCGCGCCGCGCGAGAGGACGCAGCGTTTCGCGAGACGCTCTTCGACGGCATTCCGGCTCTGCTCGCCGATCTTGGCGCGCGGCAGGATGTTCGGCTCGGTCTCGTTACCGGCAAGACCCGCCGCGGTGTCGACGCGGTCGTCGAGGCGCATGGGCTGGACGGCGTGTTCTACGCCATCCGCACGGCCGACGACTGCCCGTCCAAGCCGCATCCGGCGATGGTGCTCGAATGCTGCAAGACGGTGGGCGTCGAGCCTGCCGACACGCTGGTCGTCGGCGACGCCGTCTTCGACATGCAGATGGCTCTGGCGGCCGCGGCCGCCGGGCTCGGCGTCGCCTGGGGAGCGAGCACGCCCCACGCTCTGTCCGAAGCCGGCGCCCTTGGAGTCGCTGCCGATGTCGGCGAAATGGGCCGTCTGATCGATTTCTGGATTTCCGGCGAGACCGTCTCTGGCCCCCGGTTCATCCCAGCCTGA